From the genome of Roseofilum reptotaenium CS-1145:
AGCCAGGAATTTGAACACTTGCGCGGCCCGAGTGTCGAATCCTCTTTTTTATGCTTGCACAAATATTACACCCATAAAACAATTAATTCCCCATCTAGTCAATATACAATTTGTTTATTAGAAAAAGAAAAAAATATCTCTGAATATATTCGAGAAATAGAACTACCATTTCCTTGGATCGTCAAACCTTGCACCGGGGCTTGCTCATCAGCAATCCTCAAAGTTTCTAAGATTCAAGAAGCTAAAACTGCCATTGGATTTTACCAGGATTATGTAGTAGAAAGAATCCATGACTTACAAAAGTTTTTAGCCCTTTATTTAGATTCAGATCAATATCCACTCATTAATAGAAATCCAATCTTACTTGAAGAATATGTTGACTATCCCTATAAATGTTGCGTCGATGGATGCGTGAGCAATGGAGAACTATTAATTTGGGGAATTTCTGACAGTCATTACTATTCAAGACAACCCGAATGTTTTGCCGATTATACCTTTCCTTCTAGTTTACCTCTGACGATTCAAGATAATCTATTTCGAGAGTATCGGAACATTGTACAACAATTAATCGAGTATGGCTTTGACAATCAATTTATTGACGTAGAATTTTTCGTCAGCGATCGAGGAACAATAAAACTCATGGAAATTAATGGACGGATGATACCGATATCTGCCGCTCTATATCGTCAGTGTTTAAATCAAGGTGATCCTTATACTGCGCTCATTTCAATTGCCATGGGTTCTAGACCCAAAACGCCGACTCTCAACGGATTAGTGGGAGGGATATTTTATATAACTACGTTTGCTAAAGGCATTGCTAAAGATATATTTGATTTTGAATTAGCCCATCAATTTTCTGACCTAGAAGTTAGGTTAAATCCCGAAGAGGAAATAACTGAAACAAGTTCTAGTGGTTTAACTATAGCCGCCCTCAATTTAGTCGGAAACAGTTATGCAGAAATACATGAACAAGCCGATCGAGTAAGACGACAACTTTTGAAACAACCC
Proteins encoded in this window:
- a CDS encoding ATP-grasp domain-containing protein; this encodes MEPIPILVICPRPIDYFNCQTIPEAEKYEFHFLDAPLELSGFSQNFDAIQYLEKCRQYIQQHNIKVLLATRDIPSLFQAQLSQEFEHLRGPSVESSFLCLHKYYTHKTINSPSSQYTICLLEKEKNISEYIREIELPFPWIVKPCTGACSSAILKVSKIQEAKTAIGFYQDYVVERIHDLQKFLALYLDSDQYPLINRNPILLEEYVDYPYKCCVDGCVSNGELLIWGISDSHYYSRQPECFADYTFPSSLPLTIQDNLFREYRNIVQQLIEYGFDNQFIDVEFFVSDRGTIKLMEINGRMIPISAALYRQCLNQGDPYTALISIAMGSRPKTPTLNGLVGGIFYITTFAKGIAKDIFDFELAHQFSDLEVRLNPEEEITETSSSGLTIAALNLVGNSYAEIHEQADRVRRQLLKQPEFSPWN